ACTCCATAGACGACAAGTCGCTTATAGAGATTACGAACTTCGTAGGCTCGCGGCCTAAAGTCATTGACGTCTCAAGGTGCTTTCACGTTACCGACGAGGGATTCTCGTACATGATCAATGAAATTGGCATAAATGGCCAGTTGAAAGTAGTGAAAATGCAAAGTTGCTGGGAGATAAGCGCAATGGCCATCATGGATATAGCCGCGCCATCCATTGGCAGTTcgattgaagaaattgacCTTACAAATTGCAGAAAGGTTAAGGACGATGTTGTACAGCGACTACTGGGTTGTATCGAGCCGACTGCCGGAAATCCGCGCTCCAAAGACGACTTCAATAGCTGGATATATCCATTGGATGAACCGATTCCCGGCATGGAGGCACTAGACTCTCCTGCGAACCGGCATGGCAGCGTTGGCTGCCCTAACCTGAAGAAACTTTCCCTGCGCTATTGCAAGTCTTTAACAGATTCGACTCTTCACCACATCGCGCTTCGTACCCGCCAGACCCTAACAACGCTGGACCTCACCCGCTGCACAGGACTAACTGACGTTGGGTTTTCTTACTGGGGCTACCAAAATTTTGCAAACCTAGAAAAGCTGGTGTTGAGTGAGTGTACCTTTTTGACTGACAACTCCATCAGGTGGATTGCGAATTGCGCTCCCCGTCTCAGGGAACTCTATCTCTCTTTCTGTTGTTCACTAAAGGACACTGCTTTAGAGTTTTTATGGCTGGGCTGCCCAGGGCTAGAAATATTAGACCTGAGCTTCTGCGGGAGGGCAGTGAGCGATATTTCGCTTTTAGGTTTATCGATGCATTTGAGAAAGCTACAACGCATTTCGCTTAAAGGCTGTTTGAGGGTCACAAGGTCTGGACTTGATTCGCTGCTATGCGGATTCACATCCCTAACCTATATCGACATATCTCAATGCAAGAATGCGCATATGTACCAAGGTGGAATAGAGGCAGTGAAGTTTGAGCCAACAGCCGGGTCTAGAAGTGTATTTTTGACCATGGAGGACAATAAGGATAGGtgtgttgaagttgttaTTTAAGCCTGTTGCTGGCTCCACAGTTGAAGCAGCAAGGCAAGGGGGACTACGGATTAAAAAGGTGTGCCATTTTAAGATCAGAttttataaaaaaaaagtgtaACATTAATATATTTTGCTCAAAGTGGTTTATTTCGCCTTTCAGTAGACGGAGATGTAGTTGTTGACCCTCTCTCTTTGGTTTTGCGCAATGCACTCGGCTATCCACGTAATGTTTCTCACCTCCTGCTCTTTAGATTTCATCCACGCCCATATAGTACTGAGGGTAAACTGCTGCGTGAAGGCATCTCTGCACAGCTCCATTTCCATTTTGTAGAAATGGTCCTCTAGGTTGCCAgtctcaaaaattccaCGGTACTCGTAGACGTTCTCGACAATGGATCTCACAGCTTCGAAGTCGGAACCGTTGGAGGCAAGCTGTTCAGTACCCACGGGGTAGAGTTTACCAAAGGTTGGGAGTAGGTCGCGCTTCATGTCTGGGTTGATCAAGTCTCCACTTTGCAAGGAGTTCAACGAGATGTTGATAGCTCTTCTGTCCGCctcaaaactcaaaaacgTTTGCAGAACCTCGCGAGCGGGCTCCTCGATCTCAGTCGACACGAACTCGTAGAAATCAGAAAGGTACGCTTTGTAGAGCTTGTTTCTAATAATTTCGATGTTCACATCGTCCAGCTCGTCAGCCGCGTCGAAGCAGTCGCGGAAGTAAGGCGCCAAAGGCGTGTCGACAAGGACAGTCTCGTATAGAGACTCTAAGTCCGTGGCCACGGTCAACGTGGGCAAGGTATCGAACCAGCCGAGCGGATGACAACGAGGTAAGATTTCAGCCTTGTCGCGGTCGTGAATAGTTCCTGTAATCATGAGCGCAACATTGTCGATCATGTAGCCGTACGTGATGTAGTCAAggaacttcttggtgaCGGAGCTGGACTGGTCGCGGATGTACTGAAACTCCTCGTAAAGCTTTGCAGAGGCCTTGTCCTGGATGATGGACGTCGTTAGTGCGTCCGAGGCCACAGAGGACAAGAAGTTTCCGTAGTCGGTTGACGAGAGTTGGAGCTTCAAGTCCTCCAGCGTGTCGCATTGCGTCAGGTTGATGTACTGGTTCCCGGTCAGCAGACCATTTCTGTAGCCGCGGACCACACCCTCGATGAACCCGTTATCCacgttgaagaaaactCCTTCCATTGCAGAGGTCTATTGTCTTGGTCAAAGATGAACCTGGAAAGCTCGAAACAAGGTTTGGAAGTACAAGTTTCTTACTGAACAGATTGTATACGCAATGAGATGCGGTAAACAACTAACAGAAAAACGAATCAGTCCCTCACTAACTCAGTGTCAGCGAATGAATCAGATAGTCCGAGAACCGTCTGTCCTATATTTTATTCGATATATATTTCTTGATACAGAACCCTATAAGGTGGTGAGCTCGTTGCGGGTGATGCAAGGAAACGGAAAAAAAGAGTACATTTAGGAATACGCATCACGTGAAAGTGCTATCAGGTGAGGACCGAGATAATACGATCGTGAGTACGCAATCGAGTTCGTCTACGCATTTTTAGAACATCGTCAATGGGCATCATCGCGCCTTCAAAAAACGCTGCGATGCCCAGGGTAGTTGGAGTGCCATTTGTGCATTGTATGGATAAGTAAGTTAGTGTATTTTAGGATCTACGGTCCGTTCTTGCTGCTAATTAGATGTTTTCGACCAGCTAATGGTCAAGACCTTCCTTGCAAAATTAGCCCAAAAATGCCCTACCAAATAATTATTGAAAGATAATCGCTCCGGGAGGGACAAGGCCTCGACCCAACAGGCGAACATGCCTCTCTAAGAGAGAAAGATTCACGCAAAGTTTGTTTCAGTCCTCGCTGAGCCTTAATTAAAGGGAACATGTCCACGATAGCATTACAAACGAACAGTAAAGTGTCAGATGTTGATGTTGCTAACGCCGCGATCACCTATTCTGTGCGCTTAGAGTCCGAGCTAGGCCAACAGTTAAAGCAGGTGATCACACGGCTTCATTCCGTGCTCGCCATTTATCTTTTGTAACGGAGTTTAATGCGATCTAGGCTTGGCGACGCAAATTAGAATTCGCTTGCATTGACTCCGTGGAACATGCGCTATTCAAGTCTCAGCGGCTAACATACAAAAGCCCTATATCTTGTAGAAGTACGCTGATTTTGGTGCACAGGGCGCTATTGAAAGTGCGGGAGCGGGAAAATGTGCCAGAAGGTGAAATTACTGGATTTCTTCCTAAACTTTAAAATATCTGCCGTTGCTCGAGCCTGAGCTGCAACGCATCAAACATTTGTAGAAGTCATGATTGAGTTACTTCTGTCAACAGCATAATCCAGAATCACTATCAAGAAATAGCCAATAAAGGCCCCTGCCCACACCTCGATTGGCAGCTTACCGAAAGCAATCGTCCGATCGTTCTTTTGCGTACTTCCTCCCGGCTGGCAGCGTCTAGTGATATTTCAAGGGTTTTATAGCTCTTTTTTACGCAAGGAAAACAATTTGCAGAGTGCCCCGGTAAAATAAACGGTAGAGTCTTCCATATAAAGTACTAAGATGTTGAATTTAGTCAAATCGGTGCGAAGTGATCTTCAGTAAGAATTCGTTCACGAAGCCGAGAGCAGCATACGAGCCTCTCAAAACTGACACGCCCCACAAGTGAGTTTCACCAAGGACATCAATTGCTGAAGAGTGTAGGGGTGCTTGCTTCCACCTAGCGGATTCCTGTCAAGCATTGTGTGACTTTGAGGAGATAGCGTTCTCTGATCAGCATGGGACTCGCATGCACTAAAAAACAAGGAACTGAACATGGAACAGACTATAAGCCTAGAGACAGCTCAGGCTCTTCTAGAAGGTCTCAAGACGATCACAGGATTTATAGCCCATCTTGTCCACTTTTTCCCATAAGCGCTAATCGCAGAAATTTAGGCTTTCTCGTATTTAGTGCCAACAAGGTTTAACACACTTCTTCTCGGATACCAACATCTGAAAGGTGGCCCAATTCGTCAGGGATGGACGCTCTCGAAATACTACTAGATGGAGTCCCTGTTTCCCCAACACGTGTGCAGGACGCGCGggagtttttgagccagGCTCTCCAGAGCAAGGACGCGTATGAAGCATACTTTTCATCACAGCCGGTACCGGGGAGTATCGTCGAGGACATCGCAGAGGTTGACGCCGAAATAGCTAAGATTGAGAGGGAGCTTAAAGGAATATTGTtagaaaacaaagcagAGATCTGTGATGCGCTTGTTGGTGAGCCCATTGAGCCACAGCTGTCTATAATGCTCTCCGAGATTGACAAGCTCTGGGAGTTGGAAAAGGACGAGCCTATCGAGGAGCAGGATCCGGCTCTGTCCGTGCTCGACGAGCCTCAAGCAGAGCAGTCAGAGGACGCTTTTCATACTGCCCTGCATAAACTCAGGCTCGATGCTGCTAGTAAGAGCGAAACCCCTACAGACGATAACTTAGCGCTTGTATTATCAAATTTAACCAGAATCAACGAGCTCCTCGAGCTACCTGCTTTAACATCTACTTGTATCAAGACAGGACACTACCAAGAGGCTCTGCTTTGTCACTCGCACGCACGCAAGCTCACGAGCAAATTCCCTAACGTTGACACAGTACGTCAGATTGCAGATTCTATATCACAGGAAATTACCACTACCATGATGCAGGGCTTGGTTAAGATGTTAGGCCACAACCTCAGTGCCAACCCCATGAAAAAAATACTCACATTCTTATCTTCCATACCGCCTTTTTCATCAAGCCCGCAGACCCTGATACAGGTGTTTTTAGTCATGCGACACAAATTCGTGTGCACCGAGATGGCTTCTTTCCAGGTTTTGGAGACTGCAAACGACACAATGCGTGAGCTACTAGTGAAGCGCAAAATCGAAGCATTCCGTGAGCACGTCTACAGCGCTTTGTCCGTCGTACCCTCTATGTTCGACGCACCTACTCAAATGGTCACCATTCCATTGCTGGGCTCCCCAAAGAAAGAGTTAAAGACCTGTCCTTTAATGCTCCAGTTTGTTGAGTCATGTTGCGACGCGCTTCTGAAGGAATTATCCCCACATATCGAGTTACTGTCAGATTCTGTATGCCTCCAGCTGGTGTATTGTTCATTCAGGCTCGCTGATTGTAATGCCAACTACCACCATCTGTTCATAGACAAAATCCAGGAGGCAGGTTTGTACACCACAGCCCAATTAACGACAGCTATGGACAAGAGACGAGAACTGGCTAGTAAGTACTACTAATCATCCATTTTGGAACCCAAGtctgttcaaaaaaatagctAAGTGTCTGGGATTAGCATACGGATATTGTCAACATGTTTGGCAGGTGTATAGAACATTAAGAACCTTGCTTCTATTAGGCTTCGGCGTGTCAGCAGTGTCATCGGGGTTATCAAAAATAGAGAGGATTCTATAGTTTTTTACGGTTTTCGGCTTCTTGCATATTTTGACCTAAAAAAATGTACCCCTGCGAAGAATGCTTAGCGACAAATACAACAGCGACGGTTCTTCAAGGATACTCACTGTTAGTCAATTGTGCAAAAATAGAGGTCTTGCCGCGAGACTAGGCTCTGTAAACATGCCCAACAATGCCACACTACCGGTGGACTCAAATTTAGAGtccaaagaagccaaagtCGGGGGGAAACTCGCTGAGAAAGCCTATGCGGACATGCCCAGTGTCAACAAAAGCGTGActggcagcggcagcgTCAAACAGAGACGTTCCACATCCTCTTATCCTGGATCTAACAAAGACATCCTCGTCGCTTCTAATGCCCCGGGCGTCATGAAGCTACCCCCACCAAATGCGAACGGAACGGTGGGGCCAGCCCCCCTTGAGATTACTGATCCCAAAGAAGCGAAACATCTTACTCCTAGGGAAAAAAACCTGCACGAGACTAGTATCGACAAATCAGCCTATGAACAACAGCAAAGGACTATCGAAACACTGAGCGAAAACTTAGCCGTTGACAAGCCTGAAATGCTTTATCCTTGGGGATCTACTGGTGCATTCTACGGGAGTAAGAACGGACCCGCGAGCGCGGATTCTAATGTTGTCAAGGCCTACATTACAGAGAGATTTTACAATGATATCTACTACAACATGGCCGGCATCATTGGGACTTGtttcttttcttggttgCTAGCCCATTGGGGGTTTTCTTGGTGGTCTTTGGGTTTTGTATTTTTCTGCACAGCTTCTGTTTATCGTTCCGAGTTTCGCCGTTTTAATAGAAACATTAGAGATGATCTTACGAGGATCACCGTGGAAGAAACACTAAGTGACAGAACAGAATCGACATTATGGCTAAACTCTTTTCTCTCGAAGTTCTGGGTTATTTATATGCCAGTTTTATCCCAGCAGGTCAAAGACATTGCTAACCCTCAGCTGGCGGGTGTAGCTCCAGGCTATGGTATTGACGCGATCTCCTTGGATGAATTTACATTGGGCACGAAATCTCCCACGATTGACGGGATCAAGTCTTATACGAAGAAAGGGAAGGACACTGTGGAAATGGACTgggttttttctttcacTCCAAATGATGTCTCCGATATGACCCGAAAggaagccaaagaaaagatCAACCCCAAGATTGCACTCGGTGTTACGGTTGGTAAGGgatttgtttcaaaatctttgCCTGTCTTGGTGGAAGACATTAACTGTAAGGGAAGACTGCGTATAACCATTAAGTTTGGTCCCGCATTCccaaatatcaaaattgttCAGCTTTCCCTTCTGGAGCCACCTTTCATTGACTTCGCTTTGAAGCCTGTAGGCGGTGACACTCTTGGATTGGATATTATGTCGTTCTTGCCTGGGTTGAAGACTTTTGTTAAGACAATGATTAATTCAAATGTTGGCCCAATGCTTTACAACCCTCACCATTTGGACATTGACGTTGAGGAGATAATGGCTGCCCAATCTCAAGATGCCATAGGTGTTGTTGCTGTTACTATCCACTCAGCAGACGATTTGAAAGGCTCTGACTTTATAGGCAACACAGTTGACCCCTACGTCACTCTGACTGCAGAAAAGGGCAACATTGGGGAAACTACGATCCGTACCTCTGTCAAGTCTGACGTCAAGTCTCCACGCTGGAACGAAACCAAGTACGTCCTAGTGAACACTTTGGAACAGAAACTATATTTCACTTGTTATGACTTCAATGATATCCGAAAGGACACTGTTATTGGCAAAGTCGAGTTAGAGCTTAACggccttttccaaaatcctACTTTAGAGAATAAAACTTCGAAAATCACGTCCGGCGGCCGTTCGAGAGGGACCCTGAACTATGATGTTCATTGGCTACCAGTTGTTAATAAGGAAGAACAGGAAGCCCGGGAGGCTAATGAGGGTGCTCCAGAAAGAGCTGAAGAGGAAGATAATGCCGAAACAAACCAGTCTGCGTCCGATGTTGGTATCTTGAAAGCCACCTTGCACAAGATcacaaacttgaagcatGCAACTGCTGTGCAAGGCGCTTTGAGTCCAAGTGCCGAGCTGTTTGTTGATGGTAAGTCTGTTATGCACTTTAGAACTTTGAGGCGCATCAACGAGCCTTCTTGGGAGCAAAGTATTGAGGTTTTGGTTCCCTCAAAAAAGAATTCGACactgcttttgaaagtctACGACCAAGGAATTGCTGGAAGGGAAGAGCTGTGCAAATACTCAACTTCAATGGAAGATGTCCTGAGCATGGCTGATGCTGGCCAGTCTGTTTTACAGGCCTCTCCCCAGGGTCGGATTTATATGTCTGCTGCTTGGAAGCCTGTGGTAATGACGGGATCATTTGCACCCGCAAATTCTGTTCGTGACCCTATAGGTGTCGCTAGACTTCACATCCAGGACGCACTAGTCGACGAGAACTTATCTGGAGTTGGTGACATTGATCCATACATTACCGTGTCGTTGAATAAGAGAATAACGCACAGAACACACTACTTCTCTGACAATCGTGAGCCTAATTTCAACGCTGTTGTTTATATTCCAGTTACATCTGAGAAGCAAACGATAGTTGTTGATGTGATTGATTACCAAAAGGTCGGAAAAGACAGGCCAATAGGTTCATACTCAATTCCGGTATCGAAGCtgcttgagaaaaagaCCGACTCTGGCGTAATTGGTCAGAGTGATGAGCCGCCTTCGCAATGCAGATTGCTAGGAAAGAATATGAAGCTGACAAAGAGTTACATCAACATCGCAATGTCTCTGTTACCAGTGACGCAAGTTTACTCCCCTGATGAGCTAGGAAAGGTCGAACAGCTAGAAGCAAAAATCCAGGAACGTAAGGAAAAGTTTGCTAAGgatcaagaagaactgaagaagaagatggagaAGGACCCTGATTTGTAcgaagttgttgagattGACGTggatgacgaagatgaaaaggctttgaagaagaaagagaagagatCGGTCACCGAAttgctcaaagaaaactcTGGTGTTTTGAGTTTCCAGATTTTGAGAGGCAAACTCTCCAAGCATTCTGCGCATTTGCAGGTTCTGTTTGATGACCTTGCATGCCCTGCATCTACGTCCATGAAGTCTAGAAAAGGCGAAGCAATTCCAGATAGCGGGTCCTGCTTTATTCGTGACTTAAAGCACAGCCGTATCACCTTCAGACTGACGAAAAAGTTTGAGCCCAAAGAACTATCAGATGTATTAAGCGAGGCCTCCTATCCCACCTCCGAGTTGCTAAAGAAGGGGCTTGAGAAACCAACCGTTGTTGAATTTGAGGGATCGAAAATTGAAGTCCACTTCCTATACACACCTGCTTCCGTGGAGTTGCCACCTAGCGAGTCTATCGAGGATACCGGTATCATGAAGCTGAAAGTAATCTCTGCCGACGGGTTACCTTCGCATGACAGAAACAACAAATCGGACCCTTATGTTGCCATCAACGTGGATGGATCggaagttcaaaaaacagaagTTATTAAGAAAACATTGTCTCCGGTATGGAACgaggaacttgaaatcCCAGTCCCATCAAGATCTAGGTCAAAAGTTGTGGTGGAAGTTTACGACTGGGACAGAACTGGTTCCAATGATTTGCTGTGCTCTACTGTCCTTGACACCAAAATACTTGTGCctgaaaaaacaaaagacaTGGACTTGAAGTTAGAAAAACAAGGGACTATTAAATTGGCTGCTACCTTTATACCCGAGTACTTGTTCCCAACTCTAGATCCTGTTAAGGGCGGCTTGGCTTCTCGTCCACTAAAGGCTATAGGTGGCGTTGCCAACCTAGGTGTTGGTGTGGCAGGTGCTGGTATCGGCGCCGCGCAAAATGTGGCAGGTGCTGGCCTTGGAGCAGCGCAAAATGTCGCTGGCGCGGGCTTTGGAGGAATACAGAAAGGTGGTCGTTTCCTAAAGAGCTTTGGCACCAAAAAGTCCAAGAAGGATGCCAAAGACTCAAAGatggatgaagaagagggcgAAGAGGGTGCTGGCTCCGATCAGCAAGCCAGGGAAAACGAGAATAGGTCTTTGGCCCCTAAGCTGTCCGCCGACTACGACGTCACAAAACCTAACACTAGCTACGCTAAAGTCGAATCCTACCACCCAGCCCCAGCGGTCGCATCAAAAAACGGAGACGGGTCGAGTGTGGTTGGCGCACCTGGCCCCATTCACCAGCGCTCAGCTTCTACGGCCAGCAGTTTTGCTCGTACTCTGGCGCCAAACGGTACCTACAAAGGTAAAGTGACTTTGGTGGGCGCCGAAAACATGGGCAAGGCTTTGCAGGTTCGCTTCTCGCTTGCACAAGGTGGTAAAATCAAGCACATGTATCGTACGGAGAACAAGAAATCAAACTCCGAAGGGTGGGTTGATTTTGGAGAGTCTTGTGAATTCAAGGCTTCACCAGAGGCTAACCTAGTATTTGGGGGTGTCACTGTACACCGCTTCGGCAAGGATACCGAGCTAGGTGTTGCTCAGATTAACCTAGGTGACCCTCAGATCCAACAAGAAGGCCAGATTTCGGTAAGGCTAGGCCGCGGACACCTCATCTTAAAGATTGATTACGGCAACGATGAGGATGTGCCTCCGGTACCTTCAATTCCATCGGAATACAAGAACTAGTTCGTACATACGTCAACTTTTTGTAATATTGAGCGTGTATGTATATCAAAGTTCTTTGCGGTTAAAGTAGCAGCATGCTTCTGTAGGGACCGTGGTCATCACGATACCATTAAAAAGCCTTGAGAATGTGCTGTGAAAATCATATGTAATTCTTAGTAAGTGACTGCGAACCCATACAtccaagttttggaagaaaatttAATGACTGAAAAATATTTCGAGTGCCTCGAGAGTTTTACCAATGATCCTTCTGAAGGAACAGTAGTCTCTCGCAGCGCCCGTGGCAGAGCCCTCGCAGCCCAGTCGCACCGGAAGCTCGACCAATCCTCCTGCCTAGCGCCCTCCATCGTGCTTGGGTCCGGGCGGAGCTCCTGCCTAGCGCTCGGTGGCAGGCTCCTAGCGCTGCCTACCCAACCACTACCTCCCGGTGGACACTCACTGTCCGTCGGCCGCGATGCCTGTACTACGATGCTGCAATACTCTGTTGGAAAAAAGATGGAAGTTGACGATACTGGACTCTACAGGATAGCATAGACAAGCGAAACATCAAACGAAATGAGTGCCCAAAAAGTATGTCAAATGAGTGAGAAATAAGCAAGATGTGTTATGGAAGTGCTGAGAAACCTAGATCAGAGCTGTGGTGGGAATTCAGGGGCAGGTATTGTATCCGGCTGGAGAAGCTACGGTTTGCAGACAAGTTAATCGTTAACGCCACGGCCTTTTGGCAAAGTTACAAGTGTGCTGTACATGTAACCTAGAACCCCCGATCTCCTGCGTTCGAGCGCTTCCGATACTGATAGCTGCCACCGAGCGAGTTTACTAACAAATATTCAGGTTCCAAAGTGGTATCCAGCTGAAGACGTTCCAGTTGCAAAGCAGTCCAGAAAGGCCCTGCGTCCTCAGAAGTTGCGCGCTTCTCTGGTTCCAGGTACCGTTTTGATCTTGTTGGCCGGTCGTTTCAGAGGCAAGAGAGTTGTCTACTTGAAGCACTTGGAGGACAACACCTTGTTGG
This is a stretch of genomic DNA from Lachancea thermotolerans CBS 6340 chromosome D complete sequence. It encodes these proteins:
- a CDS encoding KLTH0D16676p (conserved hypothetical protein), coding for MTEKYFECLESFTNDPSEGTVVSRSARGRALAAQSHRKLDQSSCLAPSIVLGSGRSSCLALGGRLLALPTQPLPPGGHSLSVGRDACTTMLQYSVGKKMEVDDTGLYRIA
- the COG8 gene encoding Golgi transport complex subunit COG8 (some similarities with uniprot|Q04632 Saccharomyces cerevisiae YML071C COG8 Component of the conserved oligomeric Golgi complex (Cog1p through Cog8p) a cytosolic tethering complex that functions in protein trafficking to mediate fusion of transport vesicles to Golgi compartments), whose amino-acid sequence is MDALEILLDGVPVSPTRVQDAREFLSQALQSKDAYEAYFSSQPVPGSIVEDIAEVDAEIAKIERELKGILLENKAEICDALVGEPIEPQLSIMLSEIDKLWELEKDEPIEEQDPALSVLDEPQAEQSEDAFHTALHKLRLDAASKSETPTDDNLALVLSNLTRINELLELPALTSTCIKTGHYQEALLCHSHARKLTSKFPNVDTVRQIADSISQEITTTMMQGLVKMLGHNLSANPMKKILTFLSSIPPFSSSPQTLIQVFLVMRHKFVCTEMASFQVLETANDTMRELLVKRKIEAFREHVYSALSVVPSMFDAPTQMVTIPLLGSPKKELKTCPLMLQFVESCCDALLKELSPHIELLSDSVCLQLVYCSFRLADCNANYHHLFIDKIQEAGLYTTAQLTTAMDKRRELASKYY
- the VMA6 gene encoding H(+)-transporting V0 sector ATPase subunit d (highly similar to uniprot|P32366 Saccharomyces cerevisiae YLR447C VMA6 vacuolar ATPase V0 domain subunit d); amino-acid sequence: MEGVFFNVDNGFIEGVVRGYRNGLLTGNQYINLTQCDTLEDLKLQLSSTDYGNFLSSVASDALTTSIIQDKASAKLYEEFQYIRDQSSSVTKKFLDYITYGYMIDNVALMITGTIHDRDKAEILPRCHPLGWFDTLPTLTVATDLESLYETVLVDTPLAPYFRDCFDAADELDDVNIEIIRNKLYKAYLSDFYEFVSTEIEEPAREVLQTFLSFEADRRAINISLNSLQSGDLINPDMKRDLLPTFGKLYPVGTEQLASNGSDFEAVRSIVENVYEYRGIFETGNLEDHFYKMEMELCRDAFTQQFTLSTIWAWMKSKEQEVRNITWIAECIAQNQRERVNNYISVY
- the TCB3 gene encoding Tcb3p (similar to uniprot|Q03640 Saccharomyces cerevisiae YML072C TCB3 Contains three calcium and lipid binding domains localized to the bud green fluorescent protein (GFP)-fusion protein localizes to the cell periphery mRNA is targeted to the bud via the mRNA transport system involving She2p C-terminal portion of Tcb1p Tcb2p and Tcb3p interact), with the translated sequence MLSDKYNSDGSSRILTVSQLCKNRGLAARLGSVNMPNNATLPVDSNLESKEAKVGGKLAEKAYADMPSVNKSVTGSGSVKQRRSTSSYPGSNKDILVASNAPGVMKLPPPNANGTVGPAPLEITDPKEAKHLTPREKNLHETSIDKSAYEQQQRTIETLSENLAVDKPEMLYPWGSTGAFYGSKNGPASADSNVVKAYITERFYNDIYYNMAGIIGTCFFSWLLAHWGFSWWSLGFVFFCTASVYRSEFRRFNRNIRDDLTRITVEETLSDRTESTLWLNSFLSKFWVIYMPVLSQQVKDIANPQLAGVAPGYGIDAISLDEFTLGTKSPTIDGIKSYTKKGKDTVEMDWVFSFTPNDVSDMTRKEAKEKINPKIALGVTVGKGFVSKSLPVLVEDINCKGRLRITIKFGPAFPNIKIVQLSLLEPPFIDFALKPVGGDTLGLDIMSFLPGLKTFVKTMINSNVGPMLYNPHHLDIDVEEIMAAQSQDAIGVVAVTIHSADDLKGSDFIGNTVDPYVTLTAEKGNIGETTIRTSVKSDVKSPRWNETKYVLVNTLEQKLYFTCYDFNDIRKDTVIGKVELELNGLFQNPTLENKTSKITSGGRSRGTLNYDVHWLPVVNKEEQEAREANEGAPERAEEEDNAETNQSASDVGILKATLHKITNLKHATAVQGALSPSAELFVDGKSVMHFRTLRRINEPSWEQSIEVLVPSKKNSTLLLKVYDQGIAGREELCKYSTSMEDVLSMADAGQSVLQASPQGRIYMSAAWKPVVMTGSFAPANSVRDPIGVARLHIQDALVDENLSGVGDIDPYITVSLNKRITHRTHYFSDNREPNFNAVVYIPVTSEKQTIVVDVIDYQKVGKDRPIGSYSIPVSKLLEKKTDSGVIGQSDEPPSQCRLLGKNMKLTKSYINIAMSLLPVTQVYSPDELGKVEQLEAKIQERKEKFAKDQEELKKKMEKDPDLYEVVEIDVDDEDEKALKKKEKRSVTELLKENSGVLSFQILRGKLSKHSAHLQVLFDDLACPASTSMKSRKGEAIPDSGSCFIRDLKHSRITFRLTKKFEPKELSDVLSEASYPTSELLKKGLEKPTVVEFEGSKIEVHFLYTPASVELPPSESIEDTGIMKLKVISADGLPSHDRNNKSDPYVAINVDGSEVQKTEVIKKTLSPVWNEELEIPVPSRSRSKVVVEVYDWDRTGSNDLLCSTVLDTKILVPEKTKDMDLKLEKQGTIKLAATFIPEYLFPTLDPVKGGLASRPLKAIGGVANLGVGVAGAGIGAAQNVAGAGLGAAQNVAGAGFGGIQKGGRFLKSFGTKKSKKDAKDSKMDEEEGEEGAGSDQQARENENRSLAPKLSADYDVTKPNTSYAKVESYHPAPAVASKNGDGSSVVGAPGPIHQRSASTASSFARTLAPNGTYKGKVTLVGAENMGKALQVRFSLAQGGKIKHMYRTENKKSNSEGWVDFGESCEFKASPEANLVFGGVTVHRFGKDTELGVAQINLGDPQIQQEGQISVRLGRGHLILKIDYGNDEDVPPVPSIPSEYKN